One genomic segment of Candidatus Vicinibacter affinis includes these proteins:
- a CDS encoding leucine-rich repeat domain-containing protein produces MDRIAKALVGLSKPHWRLVLWIGSNGLESVPESVWELANLEELRLNNNKLKTISPAIAKLTKLRRLWIGWNPFEGFPEAVCKLEQLEVLFVDGCQLSVLPSSFASLRNLLELNLGDNAFEQFPEVICELRSLRKLWLNGNKLSSLPQSFANLRELRELDISNNRFKEFPQVVCELPNLESLNIENNQLSELPLAITKLVRLKSLNLSQNSFTSFPLFVGDLPQLSDFFSYGWFNLLVSISHSLAHNWCRQSSSGSSKRPLRCRFAPIPPTASRDCSTVCHHWRRLLL; encoded by the coding sequence GTGGACAGGATCGCGAAAGCCCTTGTTGGGCTCAGCAAGCCACATTGGAGACTGGTGCTGTGGATTGGGTCCAATGGTTTGGAGAGTGTTCCTGAATCAGTTTGGGAACTCGCAAACTTGGAGGAGCTTCGACTCAACAACAACAAACTCAAGACCATTTCTCCTGCAATCGCCAAACTCACCAAGCTGAGGAGGCTCTGGATTGGATGGAATCCATTTGAGGGCTTTCCGGAAGCTGTGTGCAAGCTGGAGCAATTGGAGGTTTTGTTTGTTGATGGCTGCCAATTGAGTGTTCTTCCTTCCTCCTTCGCCTCTCTTCGCAATCTGCTGGAACTCAATCTTGGCGACAACGCCTTTGAGCAGTTTCCTGAAGTGATCTGCGAGTTGAGGAGCCTGAGGAAGCTGTGGCTGAATGGCAACAAGCTGTCGTCTCTTCCTCAATCGTTTGCCAATCTTCGAGAGCTGAGAGAGCTCGATATTTCGAACAACCGCTTCAAGGAGTTTCCTCAAGTGGTGTGCGAGCTGCCGAATCTGGAGAGTCTTAACATTGAAAACAACCAATTGAGCGAGCTGCCTCTGGCCATCACCAAGCTTGTTCGCTTGAAATCCCTGAATTTGAGTCAAAACTCGTTCACCAGCTTTCCTCTGTTTGTTGGCGATTTGCCTCAGCTTTCAGACTTCTTCTCATATGGTTGGTTCAATCTGCTCGTTTCCATTTCTCATTCTCTTGCTCACAATTGGTGCAGGCAATCCTCTTCAGGGTCCTCAAAGAGGCCTCTCAGATGCCGATTTGCTCCGATTCCTCCAACAGCGTCGAGAGATTGCTCGACTGTCTGCCATCATTGGAGGAGGCTTCTGCTGTGA